One window from the genome of Salvelinus fontinalis isolate EN_2023a chromosome 3, ASM2944872v1, whole genome shotgun sequence encodes:
- the LOC129839597 gene encoding cysteine-rich protein 2-binding protein-like — MMESGGEQRGQVEDEAMCTSASEGLEEGEVEGETLLIVESEDQASVDLSHDQSGDSLNSDLGEDAEGGWNEDMAFYCDKCHKWIPIAQLHGEQPSYLKGDNFFKFTCYDCTEDVKETFERMRLTWQQVVMLAMYNLSLEGTGRQGYFRWKEDICAFIGRHWTFLLGTRKKTSTWWSTVAGCLSVGSPTFFRSGAQEFGEPGWWKLVQNRPPTLRPEGDKSSVAYLKSKAASKPTLEPIITVEGLRKRVGRNPVESAMQLKEKRSRTHEAKDIRRAQKEAAGYMDRSTSSTPVKFSGRGGGRRPDFVLEKGEVVDFSSMSSSDRTPLTSPSPSPSPDFSAPGTPASHSATPSLLSEADLIPDVMPPMALFHDDEELDGEGFIDPGIEYIPSPSMSLGTGALVVRKKLRPGAHIKQEAESDEEGRDRDDEDDERRGHGKGQSNVAWGGGERRRGVLTEKGEGLPPSEPRFAPLSLYEERVLLRRLEACPQALAVTAQAKRLHRKLLVRQAKRQRGLPLLDIDQAVSATLSLVGGVYGAQEGGQGHYGGSGTGKYRTTSQDLRILDRFQTTVSSRRGYHQPTVSFWHRIMGLDASIDQGIKSPYTSRTLKPFIRRDYENKPMKLKMLAEIRAYPHRKDPLWDPDPEAPIDYCYVRPNHIPSVNSMCHDIFWPGVDLSECLQYPDFSVVVLYKKVVIGFGFMVPDVKYNEAYISFLLVHPEWRRAGIATFMIYHLIQTCMGKDVTLHVSASNPAMLLYQKFGFKTEEYILDFYDKYYPLDSKECRHAFFLRLRR, encoded by the exons ATGATGGAAAGCGGTGGTGAGCAGAGGGGCCAAGTGGAAGATGAGGCCATGTGCACCTCTGCCtcggaggggctggaggagggtgaggtgGAGGGCGAGACGCTGCTCATCGTGGAGTCGGAAGACCAGGCCTCGGTGGACCTCTCGCACGACCAGAGCGGTGACTCGCTCAACAGCGATCTGGGGGAGGATGCCGAGGGTGGCTGGAACGAGGACATGGCCTTCTACTGTGACAAGTGCCACAAGTGGATCCCCATCG CACAGCTGCACGGAGAGCAACCCAGCTACCTGAAAGGAGACAACTTCTTCAAGTTCACCTGCTATGACTGTACAGAAGATGTCAAGGAGACCTTTGAGAGGATGAGACTCACCTGGCAACAG GTTGTTATGTTGGCCATGTACAACCTTTCGTTGGAGGGCACGGGGCGTCAAGGCTACTTTAGATGGAAGGAGGACATCTGTGCCTTTATTGGGAGACACTGGACCTTCCTACTGGGCACCAG GAAGAAGACTTCCACGTGGTGGAGCACGGTGGCGGGCTGTTTGTCGGTGGGGAGCCCCACGTTCTTCCGCTCAGGGGCCCAGGAGTTTGGCGAGCCAGGCTGGTGGAAGCTGGTGCAGAACCGTCCACCCACCCTGCGCCCAGAAGGGGACAAGTCCTCGGTGGCCTACCTAAAGTCTAAAG CCGCCTCCAAGCCAACCCTGGAGCCCATCATCACGGTGGAGGGCTTACGGAAGCGTGTGGGCCGTAATCCGGTGGAGAGTGCCATGCAGCTGAAAGAAAAGCGCTCACGCACCCACGAGGCCAAGGACATCCGGCGGGCGCAGAAGGAGGCGGCGGGGTACATGGATCGCAGCACCTCCTCCACGCCTGTCAAGTTCAGCGGCCGTGGCGGTGGGAGGCGACCCGACTTTGTCCTGGAGAAAGGCGAGGTGGTGGACTTCTCCTCAATGAGCTCCTCGGACCGAACGCCACTCACCAGCCCCTCGCCGTCGCCCTCTCCAGACTTCTCTGCACCCGGCACCCCCGCCTCCCACTCAGCCACGCCCAGCCTGCTGTCGGAGGCTGACCTCATCCCTGACGTCATGCCACCAATGGCGCTCTTTCACG ATGACGAGGAGCTAGACGGCGAAGGCTTCATCGATCCCGGCATTGAGTACATCCCCTCACCCAGCATGTCCCTGGGCACTGGCGCCCTTGTCGTTCGCAAGAAGCTGCGACCAGGAGCGCACATCAAGCAGGAAGCAGAGAGTGATGAAGAGGGCCGTGACCGGGACGATGAAGACGACGAGAGAAGGGGGCATGGCAAAGGCCAATCCAACGTGGCATGGGGTggcggggagaggaggaggggagtccTAACAGAGAAGGGGGAGGGTTTGCCTCCCTCAGAGCCCCGGTTTGCCCCCCTCAGCCTTTATGAAGAGCGCGTGCTGCTGCGGCGCCTGGAGGCCTGTCCGCAGGCGCTGGCAGTGACTGCGCAGGCCAAGCGGCTGCACAGGAAGCTACTGGTGAGGCAGGCCAAACGCCAGAGAGGGCTCCCCCTGTTGGACATCGATCAGGCGGTCAGCGCCACCCTCAGTCTGGTGGGAGGGGTGTACGGGGCCCAGGAGGGGGGACAGGGCCACTACGGGGGCTCCGGCACGGGGAAGTACCGCACCACCAGCCAGGATCTCCGAATCCTTGACCGCTTCCAG ACAACGGTGTCCAGCAGAAGAGGGTACCACCAGCCCACAGTGTCCTTCTGGCACCGGATCATGGGCTTGGACGCCAGCATAGACCAGGGCATCAAGAGCCCGTACACCTCCCGCACTCTCAAACCCTTCATAAG GAGGGACTACGAGAACAAGCCTATGAAGCTGAAGATGTTGGCGGAGATCCGTGCCTACCCCCACAGGAAGGACCCCCTCTGGGACCCAGATCCAGAGGCCCCCATCGACTACTGTTACGTCCGGCCCAACCACATCCCCTCCGTTAACTCAATGTGCCACGACATCTTCTGGCCAG GCGTGGATCTCTCCGAGTGTCTCCAGTACCCAGACTTCAGCGTCGTGGTCCTTTATAAGAAGGTGGTGATCGGCTTTGGGTTCATGGTGCCGGACGTGAAGTACAACGAGGCCTACATCTCCTTCCTGCTGGTGCATCCCGAGTGGAGGAGGGCTGGAATCGCTACATTCATGATCTACCATCTCATTCAG ACCTGCATGGGAAAAGACGTCACTCTACACGTCTCGGCCAGTAACCCTGCCATGCTCCTATACCAGAAGTTCGGCTTTAAGACTGAGGAGTACATCTTGGACTTTTATGACAAATACTACCCGCTGGACAGCAAGGAGTGCCGACACGCCTTCTTCCTGCGGCTACGGCGGTGA
- the LOC129839655 gene encoding protein PET117 homolog, mitochondrial — MSTTSKVVLGVSVILTVSTVAGVHLKQNWDQERLHAGVLRDIERLERKRENLRVLEQQRSLTKELKAERDRRESGQQGSDQPQE, encoded by the exons ATGTCTACAACCTCTAAAGTTGTACTGGGCGTTTCTGTGATACTTACGGTGAGCACCGTTGCAGGAGTGCATCTCAAGCAAAACTGGGACCAAGAG AGACTTCATGCGGGAGTACTTAGAGACATTGAACgtttggagaggaagagagagaacctGCGAGTGCTCGAGCAACAAAGAAGTCTGACCAAGGAGCTCAAGGCAGAGCGCGACAGGAGAGAATCTGGGCAGCAGGGCTCCGATCAACCCCAG GAGTAG